The proteins below are encoded in one region of Akkermansiaceae bacterium:
- a CDS encoding ATP-binding protein: MAHELRLPAEAKERGLSVLVPLLNAAEGRDEVRVDFQEVRFYHPASIVVLLARLRQWGKDGKQLYGCHFNKCPARDYLKRMDFFDQLGLQLDEPFQRHNAAGRFVSIRKITSGHGIDRIAREVASCMARESTDVLECLSYAIGEIITNVAQHSQGEGFLCAQRYPATGVVRVAVADNGIGLRRSFDGTPLEQELHSPLDALQKAMEPKVSAALLRPPTGPYAQPVNRGVGLSMVDELVRQTYGRMQVITEDAVYTRIGDTGARFQQNSGLTTPGVLVSIEMTIDEIVDYQSIINDVRARILPSGLDNWDEMFE; encoded by the coding sequence ATGGCACACGAACTCCGACTCCCGGCAGAAGCCAAGGAACGCGGTCTGAGCGTGTTGGTTCCGTTGCTCAATGCGGCCGAGGGAAGGGACGAGGTGAGGGTCGATTTTCAGGAGGTGCGTTTTTACCATCCGGCATCCATTGTTGTGCTGCTGGCTCGTCTCAGGCAATGGGGCAAGGATGGCAAACAACTCTACGGCTGTCATTTTAACAAATGCCCCGCGCGCGATTACCTGAAGCGGATGGACTTTTTTGATCAATTGGGCCTTCAGCTCGATGAACCGTTCCAACGTCACAACGCCGCAGGACGTTTTGTCTCGATCAGGAAAATTACCAGCGGTCATGGCATTGATCGTATTGCCCGTGAAGTGGCATCCTGCATGGCTCGTGAATCAACGGACGTCCTTGAGTGCCTCAGTTACGCCATCGGTGAAATCATCACCAACGTCGCCCAGCACTCACAGGGCGAAGGGTTTTTATGTGCCCAGCGCTACCCTGCCACCGGGGTGGTGCGTGTGGCCGTGGCGGACAACGGCATAGGCCTCCGCCGCAGCTTTGATGGAACCCCTCTGGAACAAGAACTCCACAGCCCTCTGGACGCCCTGCAAAAAGCCATGGAGCCCAAGGTTTCCGCCGCTTTACTCCGTCCACCCACCGGCCCTTACGCGCAACCCGTCAACCGAGGTGTCGGGCTGTCAATGGTCGATGAACTGGTGCGCCAAACCTACGGAAGAATGCAGGTCATCACAGAAGATGCCGTTTACACCCGCATCGGTGACACCGGGGCAAGATTCCAGCAAAACAGCGGCTTGACGACTCCTGGAGTGCTCGTCAGCATTGAGATGACAATCGATGAAATCGTTGATTACCAGAGCATTATCAACGATGTCCGTGCCCGTATCCTTCCCTCTGGGCTTGACAACTGGGATGAAATGTTCGAATAG
- a CDS encoding STAS-like domain-containing protein codes for MAVNLEFKLHDHVGTFAANGTLGDQLRRQEIEPHWEKADKIVLNFVGVSSMTDSFVNAFIGNLVEGHPADFKSKLRFVNCSPLVTTFIKGALQFASKRMSHA; via the coding sequence ATGGCCGTGAATCTCGAATTCAAACTACACGATCACGTGGGAACCTTTGCTGCCAATGGCACCTTGGGCGATCAGTTGCGTCGTCAGGAAATCGAGCCACATTGGGAAAAAGCAGATAAGATCGTGCTCAATTTCGTGGGTGTCAGCTCGATGACAGATTCCTTTGTCAACGCCTTTATCGGCAACCTGGTGGAAGGCCATCCCGCCGATTTCAAGAGCAAGCTACGTTTCGTGAATTGCAGCCCGCTGGTAACCACCTTCATCAAGGGTGCCCTACAATTCGCCAGTAAGCGCATGAGCCACGCTTGA
- a CDS encoding family 78 glycoside hydrolase catalytic domain produces the protein MHFPTTRRPLVLAAITTLTAWPLTAAPVKLVDQQPAAVTAPDQRTVLVDFGRVAFANIRLAIPANADQPITVHFGEALKNGRINRKPPGTVRYASVTIQPKPGTVMRIAPPADKRNTKKTNDAHPPAILTPGEWGVVLPFRWIEVEGWPGELKPTQITRQAAFSATWDDDAAAFECSDETLNRIWELCRYSIKATTFAGVYVDGDRERIPYEADSYLNQLSHYYTDNDIRFARDTYDRLIHFATWPTEWAPHMIFIAHADWMQTGDREWIAPRYEKLKTKALLERAGPDGLVTSDARQRKKSDIVDWPKTERDGYVFTAKNTVVNAFHLAAIQRLAALARAIGRDGEAGELEARFNKTHAEFQNQLFDTKRGIYVDGVGTRHASHHANFFPLAFGLVPEENRASVINFLRAKGMDCSVYAAQYLLEGLFENGAADKALDLITADNDRSWKHMVNSGTTITWEAWDQKYKPNQDWNHAWGAAPANLLPRYLLGAQAAEPGWKRASIRPHTGGLKHAKGKVPTPRGPILIHWIQDKTFKLSLTLPAKLPAHIDLPAAAGSSTVLVDGKKVAATRSGTRWTLTDTVSGTVEIEVR, from the coding sequence ATGCATTTTCCCACGACCCGCCGACCCCTCGTTCTCGCGGCAATCACCACCCTCACCGCATGGCCGCTGACCGCCGCCCCGGTGAAGCTGGTGGACCAGCAACCCGCCGCCGTCACCGCGCCCGACCAACGGACCGTCCTCGTCGATTTCGGCCGCGTGGCCTTCGCCAACATCCGGCTGGCCATCCCCGCCAACGCGGACCAACCGATCACCGTGCATTTTGGCGAGGCATTGAAAAACGGCCGCATCAACCGCAAGCCACCCGGCACCGTCCGCTACGCCTCCGTCACCATCCAGCCCAAGCCCGGCACGGTGATGCGCATCGCTCCTCCAGCCGACAAACGGAACACCAAGAAAACCAACGACGCCCACCCGCCCGCCATCCTGACGCCCGGGGAGTGGGGGGTTGTCCTGCCCTTCCGCTGGATCGAGGTCGAGGGCTGGCCCGGCGAGCTGAAACCCACCCAAATCACCCGCCAGGCCGCGTTTTCCGCCACCTGGGACGATGACGCCGCCGCCTTCGAGTGCTCCGATGAAACGCTGAACCGTATCTGGGAACTCTGCCGGTATTCGATCAAGGCCACCACCTTCGCCGGCGTCTATGTCGATGGCGACCGCGAGCGCATCCCCTACGAGGCGGATTCTTATCTGAACCAGCTCAGCCATTACTACACCGACAACGACATCCGCTTCGCACGCGACACCTACGACCGACTGATCCATTTCGCCACCTGGCCGACTGAGTGGGCGCCCCACATGATCTTCATCGCGCACGCCGATTGGATGCAAACGGGCGACAGGGAATGGATCGCCCCGCGCTACGAAAAACTCAAAACCAAGGCCCTCCTTGAACGCGCCGGCCCCGACGGACTCGTCACCAGCGACGCCCGGCAGAGGAAAAAATCCGACATCGTCGACTGGCCGAAGACGGAGCGCGACGGCTACGTCTTCACCGCGAAAAACACCGTGGTCAACGCCTTCCACCTCGCCGCCATTCAACGCCTGGCGGCTCTGGCCCGCGCCATCGGCAGGGACGGTGAGGCCGGGGAGCTCGAGGCGCGTTTCAACAAGACCCACGCCGAGTTCCAGAACCAGCTCTTCGACACAAAGCGCGGCATCTACGTCGATGGCGTCGGCACCCGGCACGCGTCCCATCACGCGAACTTCTTCCCCCTCGCCTTCGGGCTTGTGCCGGAGGAAAACAGAGCCAGCGTCATCAATTTCCTGCGCGCCAAGGGCATGGACTGCTCGGTTTACGCCGCCCAGTACCTGCTGGAGGGCCTGTTTGAAAACGGAGCCGCCGACAAGGCGCTCGACCTGATCACCGCCGACAACGACCGTAGCTGGAAACACATGGTCAACAGCGGCACCACCATCACCTGGGAGGCCTGGGACCAGAAATACAAACCGAACCAGGACTGGAACCACGCCTGGGGCGCCGCCCCGGCCAATCTCCTGCCCCGCTACCTCCTCGGCGCCCAAGCCGCCGAACCCGGCTGGAAACGCGCCTCGATCCGACCGCACACCGGCGGGCTGAAACACGCCAAGGGCAAGGTGCCCACCCCCCGCGGGCCGATCCTCATCCACTGGATCCAGGACAAGACATTCAAGCTCTCCCTCACACTTCCCGCGAAGCTCCCTGCGCACATCGACCTACCCGCCGCAGCCGGCTCATCCACGGTCCTGGTGGACGGCAAAAAGGTCGCCGCCACCCGCAGCGGCACGCGCTGGACCCTAACAGACACCGTCTCCGGCACGGTGGAAATCGAGGTGCGATAA
- a CDS encoding ThuA domain-containing protein: MKTALLCLVTVLLLPHHADAKLKALIIDGQNNHAVWPKSTIMMKQYLEDTGLFDVKVIRTCFTWNGNREKAFLPLADAGKTQDLNKSKPDPGFSPQFSDYDVVISNFGWGAANWPEATQRAFEKYMQEGGGFVSVHAADNSFGKWAEYNKMIGLGGWDGRNEKDGPYVYYNNDGKLIHDTSKGSAGTHGPQHNIPITVRVTDHPITKGMPKNWLTSKDECYAKLRGPAQNMTILATGKDSSGKPPTDRHEPILMVLDYHKGRVFHTTLGHDDYSFEGVGFIVSFTRGVEWAATGKVTQPIPADFPTAEKNVQRKFVLKTPAGAKP; the protein is encoded by the coding sequence ATGAAAACCGCACTACTCTGTCTTGTAACCGTCCTATTACTGCCTCACCACGCCGACGCCAAACTGAAAGCGCTCATCATCGACGGCCAGAACAACCACGCGGTGTGGCCGAAGTCCACGATCATGATGAAACAGTATCTGGAGGACACCGGCCTGTTTGACGTCAAGGTCATCCGCACCTGCTTCACCTGGAATGGCAATCGCGAAAAAGCATTCCTTCCCCTGGCGGACGCCGGTAAAACCCAGGATCTCAACAAATCCAAGCCGGACCCTGGTTTCAGCCCGCAATTCTCCGACTACGATGTGGTGATCTCCAACTTCGGCTGGGGTGCCGCGAACTGGCCGGAGGCCACCCAGAGGGCGTTTGAAAAATACATGCAGGAGGGCGGCGGCTTTGTCTCCGTTCACGCCGCCGACAACTCGTTCGGAAAATGGGCGGAGTACAACAAGATGATCGGCCTCGGCGGCTGGGACGGTCGCAATGAGAAAGACGGCCCTTATGTCTATTACAACAACGACGGCAAACTCATCCACGACACCTCGAAGGGCAGCGCCGGCACCCACGGCCCGCAGCACAACATCCCCATCACCGTGCGTGTCACCGATCACCCGATCACCAAGGGCATGCCCAAAAACTGGCTGACCTCCAAGGACGAGTGCTACGCCAAACTCCGTGGACCGGCACAGAACATGACCATTCTCGCCACCGGCAAAGACAGCTCGGGCAAACCACCCACGGACCGCCACGAGCCCATCCTCATGGTCCTCGACTACCACAAGGGCCGCGTGTTCCACACCACCCTCGGGCATGACGACTATTCCTTCGAAGGTGTCGGATTCATCGTCTCGTTCACACGCGGGGTGGAATGGGCCGCCACCGGCAAGGTCACCCAGCCGATCCCCGCGGACTTTCCCACCGCGGAGAAAAACGTGCAACGGAAGTTCGTCCTCAAGACCCCGGCCGGCGCCAAGCCGTGA
- a CDS encoding arylsulfatase, producing MNPFPLKPLWSGLAVCLVAASTIAAAPNVIIVITDDQGYGDFGFTGNPAIKTPSIDKLRAQGTLLDNFHVDPTCAPTRSALMTGRYSNRVGVWHTVQGRSMLRRREVTMADVFSKNGYVTGLFGKWHLGDCYPYRPEDRGFKHAVYHAAGGVGQAPDYWGNDYFDDTYSVNGKLRKFTGYCTDIWFDEGMKFIKANKDKPFFAYISTNAPHIPLNCPEEYSKPYEGNPKVSDVKFYGMIRNIDDNMARLTAMLEREGLADNTILVFMTDNGTASGVKGKRGYDGNMRGTKNSEYEGGHRVPLIIRWPGGKIEAGKSINNLTAHIDILPTMIELCGLKSPGIAFDGSSLKDLLYSDGKAWPGRSLVVETQRVVDPVKWRHCSVMTDRWRLVNGEELYELKEDAKQTKDIAAQHPEVVKRLRADYDKFWNDVSREHNLTSYMVIGSDHSPVVSLSSHDWLLDELPPWNQPHVAAGEVAVESHWAIEVERDGDYEISLRRWPVEADKGINDGTYGKAYSYKKARLRIGGIDRTVDIPLGAKEVTFKVTLKKGVTKLAPLFIDGDFQATPYYAYVTHQAKPGWQTPGGMGVPVYDPSYGRDANGKKNTAAK from the coding sequence ATGAATCCATTCCCACTTAAACCGCTCTGGTCAGGATTAGCGGTATGTCTCGTTGCCGCGTCAACCATTGCAGCAGCTCCCAATGTGATCATTGTGATCACCGATGACCAGGGATATGGTGATTTTGGTTTTACCGGTAATCCCGCGATCAAAACTCCCAGCATTGATAAACTTCGGGCACAGGGAACATTGCTTGATAATTTCCATGTCGACCCCACCTGTGCGCCTACACGATCGGCCCTCATGACAGGGCGTTATTCTAACAGGGTTGGTGTATGGCACACGGTGCAGGGTCGGAGCATGCTGCGTCGTCGGGAGGTCACCATGGCGGATGTGTTCAGTAAAAACGGATATGTGACCGGACTGTTTGGAAAGTGGCACCTGGGTGATTGTTATCCATACCGGCCCGAGGACCGCGGCTTCAAGCACGCCGTTTACCATGCCGCTGGTGGGGTGGGGCAGGCGCCTGACTACTGGGGCAATGATTATTTTGACGATACCTACAGCGTGAATGGCAAGCTTCGGAAATTCACTGGATACTGCACTGATATCTGGTTCGACGAGGGCATGAAGTTTATCAAGGCCAACAAGGACAAGCCGTTTTTTGCCTACATCTCGACCAATGCCCCGCACATACCATTGAATTGTCCTGAGGAATATTCCAAACCGTATGAGGGTAATCCCAAGGTTTCCGATGTGAAGTTCTACGGGATGATTCGCAACATCGATGACAACATGGCCAGGCTCACTGCGATGCTGGAGCGTGAGGGGCTGGCGGATAACACCATCCTTGTGTTTATGACCGATAACGGCACGGCCAGTGGCGTCAAAGGGAAACGTGGGTACGACGGCAACATGCGTGGTACCAAAAATTCCGAGTATGAAGGTGGCCACCGCGTCCCGTTGATCATTCGTTGGCCTGGTGGAAAAATCGAGGCAGGGAAATCCATCAATAACCTGACCGCCCATATTGATATTTTACCGACCATGATCGAGCTCTGTGGCCTCAAGTCCCCCGGGATCGCATTCGATGGCTCGAGTCTGAAGGATTTGCTTTATTCCGACGGCAAGGCCTGGCCCGGTCGCTCACTTGTTGTCGAAACCCAACGGGTCGTTGATCCGGTGAAGTGGCGTCATTGTTCGGTGATGACCGATCGCTGGCGGCTGGTCAACGGAGAAGAACTCTATGAGCTAAAGGAGGATGCCAAGCAAACAAAGGATATCGCGGCCCAACACCCGGAAGTGGTGAAACGCCTCCGTGCCGATTATGACAAGTTCTGGAATGATGTTTCCCGTGAGCACAATCTGACCAGTTATATGGTGATCGGCTCGGATCACTCGCCGGTCGTTTCCCTGTCGTCTCATGACTGGTTGCTGGATGAACTGCCGCCGTGGAACCAGCCGCATGTGGCTGCCGGGGAGGTGGCGGTGGAATCGCACTGGGCGATTGAAGTCGAGCGTGACGGCGACTATGAAATTTCACTCCGTCGCTGGCCCGTGGAAGCCGACAAAGGCATCAACGACGGAACCTACGGCAAGGCCTACAGCTACAAAAAAGCGCGGCTACGCATCGGTGGTATTGACCGGACCGTGGACATCCCCCTGGGTGCCAAAGAAGTGACTTTCAAGGTGACCCTGAAAAAAGGAGTCACCAAGCTGGCGCCCTTGTTTATCGACGGCGACTTCCAAGCCACTCCTTACTATGCTTACGTCACCCACCAGGCCAAACCGGGTTGGCAAACACCCGGAGGAATGGGCGTTCCAGTTTACGATCCAAGTTACGGACGTGATGCCAATGGCAAGAAGAACACGGCGGCGAAATAG